The following is a genomic window from Manihot esculenta cultivar AM560-2 chromosome 9, M.esculenta_v8, whole genome shotgun sequence.
tatttattttcttaattattatttaaaaatttatagtgTTAATTTTATTCACTATTTCATGTGATATTTGTATATgttatttttgataattttgacATTCACTGTCAATAtgaatattacttttaaaatttgaacttatcctaaatttaattatattatccaCACCAACTTTAATAAATTTCAGTCAAATTGGATACATGCAAAACTCAACAGGCAAACATCCCCTAGTGGAGACCCAATAAGCAATGGTCATGTGTTAAATAGGAAGAAAAGCAAGGCATATGTAGTCTCTCCCACTTTGGAGAAGGTGGTTGGAccaatttcatattatttttttgcaCGCTATTGCGGTTAAAGTTACgctgtttttcctttttttttttttttttaattctcctCACTAGCttttcctttaatgttttattttctctagAAGATTAATTTTTGGTTCATAATTATCCTTACAAATAATATCTTCTTGAAGACTGAACTTGAGTTCTCTTTTTATATGTAACATTTGTTGGTTGATGAAAAAGGatgtattataattatttttttttctctaggaAAAAGTAATCCCAATAAGTAATATAGGAGAggctaattattataaatatatgagCTTCTCCATTAATACGAGAATATACAAATTAAGGATAGCCTAAAAAACGTTTCTTagcaacttattgattagtgattggttagaggacgcgcctaattaatttatacttaatgagagatatggtggtgagaaccGTCTtttatctccataactaatttattgaatcaaataaaagaatttaagtttcaatgatcaatcccaataactgaaatggattcaattcttcaacgaaaacttttctcattattgaatctctttacttttattattcgcttactttattgcttttatcattatttaattgaatcaatctcaaaccccctttttactttacttgtagtttacttttattttgctttcagttttttttcttggtcttgataagaaagataggtaagtatcaatttcctgtagattcgatccttcaccactatctgcagttgtaaaattgctgataactgaaaaggttattttttatcggCTTCGACGACTGCACAGTCAGCTCCTGCAATCACCTTCATGATTTTCCTTTAGGATTTCCTAACCTTCTTCCTTCATAACACAACACAACCATAGCTGAGTTGAGGACCTCCTATTCAACCAGCTATtaattagtgcatatttagaaaattttctTATTATCTATTTGGCCAATAATTCATCAGCTGGCAGATCATATTGtatttaaaaacttatataCGGGCATCATCCATGATTCTCCTTTCTCAATGGGAAAAGACTCTTCCACTCCAGTTGCTAGAGTGTGCAGTTCCTCAAATTGAAAAGGCCGAGTAAGATGTTGTTCACCGCCGCCGCCATTTTGGCTAGAAAATCTACTTCTTTGTTATCGCCCCTGGCCACTTAGTCAAGCTTGCAACTGCCTTGCCCGTCTTTGATCCTCTCCATTAAGTACCAAACCTTTTCCTTGTATTTGACAAGGTTCAGTTCTTAGACTTTAAATTGTCCCTAGCACTGATTAACAACCAactgtgagtcactaaaaataatggATTTCTTTATACCTAATTCTTTGATGATTCTTAGGGCCATTATTATAGTCTCGTACTCGGCTACATTGTTGGTAGTGTTGAAGGCGAGATTTGCTGCATACTGAAGCTTTATACCGGTCTGACTCTGCAAAAGGATCCCGATTTCAGAACCCTTGACTCCACAAGCTCCATCTACCTAAACTTTCCACCCTCAATAGTTGATTCAAAGGATTCCAAAGACTCTAACGGCAGAGTCATTTCTGCAAAAAAATCGGCTACTGCTTGGGTTTTCATTGCCTTTCTTGGGATGTACCTAATATCAAAGGTTGACAATATTACTGGCCAGGTAGATAGTTGCCCTGATAGCTCCGATATGTGTAGAACCTTTCGCAAAGGATAATCTTTCCTGACTTCTATAGTGTGTGACTCGAAGTATGGACATAGCTTTATGGATGACATTAGGACTGCAAACGCCAACTTTTCGAGTGTAGGATAGTTCAGCTCCCCATTGTTCTTATGAACGAGCACTGAGTAAACTATTTCCTGCATCACAGATAAGTATAGAAATAAAACCTTGCCCTCGACAGGCGAGCTTGGTAATGGaggagatgataaaaaggttttCAAACTTTTAAATGCCTCTACACATTCTTCTCCCTACACAAACTTATCTTTGCCTTTTAAAGCTTTAAAAAATGGAAGTCACCTTCTAGTCGAGCATGATATAAACCAGCCCAAGGCTGTGACTCACCCATTCAATTTCTATACCTCATTAATAGTTTTGGGTGCTTCCATATTTTGAATGACACTAATCTTTTCAGGGTTTGCTATTATGCCTCTTTCTAAAACTATataccccaaaaacttccatGCTTTTACCCCGAAGGTGCATTTTTCAGAGTTTAGTTTCATTCCTGCCTTATCTAGCACATTAAAGACTTTTCGGATATCATCTGGATGGTCTTCCAGAGATCAGCTCTTTACTACCATGTCATCCATGTACACTTCGACTGTTGACCCAATCATGTCTTTGAAGATGCCTGACACCAGCCTTTAATAAGTCGCCCCCTCATTttttagtccaaatggcatcacCTTGTAGCAGAAAACTCCTTCATCTGTAATGAATGTAGTCTTTTCTGTATCCTCGGTGTCCATTATAATTTGGCGGTAACCTAAAATGGCATCAAGAACGGAAACCACTGCATGACTTGAGGTTGAATCTACTAACGTGTCAATAGATGGTGATGGGTAATGATCTTTTGGACACAGtttatttaggtcagtaaaGTCCATGCACATTCTCCATTTCTCTTTCCTCACCAAGACCACATTTGCAAGCCATGTGGGATACTAAACCTCCTTTATTAATCCTGCACTTAATAACTTgttaacctcttctttgatcacTTATTGCCTCTCTGGCATgaaccttcttttcttttgttggaccgATTTGACTGCTCTGTCAATAAACAGCTTATGAGTGATGAGAGTCGAGTCCAGCCCTATTACATCTTTTGGAGACCAAGCGAAAGCGGTCACTTGAAATTTTAGCAACTCTATTAAACGGTTCTTTGTTTCACCAGTTAACACAGTACTAAATTATACCTTTTGACCCTTACCTAAGTGGAACTCTTCCATCGAGTCTGCTGACTTTGGCTTTATGTGAGATTCTAGTTTTTTTAACAAGCCGATGGGCATTATTGCTTTCTCGAGGCATATTGTGGGGTGTCCATAATATTCTTTGGCCAACCTCGGGTTGCTTCGGACTACGGTTATCCCCCCTGGAGTTGGTAACTTAAGACACATAATACCCATGTTAATAACTATCCATGGCAGTTTAGAACTGGGCGGTGGAGTATTAAACTGTACACAAATGGAATATCTACCATCACCAACTCTGTATACAACTTCTGTCTACATTTCTCGTCACCCAGCACTAGGGGGAGGTTGATGGTGCCTAGTACTGCCATGATCTTATATTCTAATCCTACTAACGGATAGAAAATTTTGACAATGCTATTTTTATCCAAgcctaacttgttaaaaatattgAGATGAGAAGATTAACAGAACTACTTATATCCACCAATACTTGCCTCATTTCATACCTGTTCAGAAGGATTTTGACGATCAGTAGGTCATTTTGAAAGAATCCAACCGCTTTGTTTGCGGGGCCAAACCTTACTTCTTGTTTGGTCCATGGCTCTTGTTCAATTGATAGGACATCTTCtgctatttttttcttttgcatcAATAGGTCCTCTTGCAATAACATGTATAATCCGGATCATTTCAAGAGAAAGAGGAGAGAtttctttttcaaagaaaaagaacaagAGACAGACTTTAATCCAAATAAATAGAAAGGATTCAATGGATTTTTCGACAACAAAACTAAATGATGCGGCCAAAAGTAGAGCTGTGTTGTGATTGACTAAACCTACAAGAatgagaacgtgaggtggttaGTACCCGCAGAAGCCActccgatgctcaagtcagtCAACTGGAGAATAGAGTGAATATAAAACTTGAGAGTAATTGTGTAAGAGAACTGATTATCTTTACCTCTGGGATTGTtctctttttatattgtaaggagataaagataaatatagcattttctgataatccggCGATGATGTGGCAGGCTGCTTGATAAGGAATCCCGTCGGGTTAATTGGTCGGGGATCCCGTGATTATAGGTGTAACGAGAGTCTGCTGGATTGTATTTGCTAACAGTAACTTTATGTCGAGACTAGACCTATCCAGGGGAgagcgagtcttgatgataaaCCGGGTGTCAAGGCATCCAGGTCTTTCTTTCTTTGGATGAGACCAAGTTATCCACTTATTAGATTCTTGCCACGTGACCCTTATTTTGTGGCGACAGCTCATAGCtcactttcaaaattttttatagcATCACAAAGAAAGCATATCTTTGACTTGCTTGTAGAAACTGAGAAGTTTGAAACTAAACCTTATAGCACACCAATGATTTTTAATGTGTCTCACCAAAGATGATAGCAACCCCTATAATGACTCAAAAAGGTATAAAAAGTtggttgaaaagttgaactatCTTACGGTGATGATTTGGCCAGACATTATTTTTGCAATAAGTGTTGTAAACCAGTTCATGCCTACACCTACAGTGAAATATTGGGCCACTCTAAAACAAATTCTATATTATCTAAAAGGGACCCCTGAACTTGATATACTCTATAATGATCATGGATGCACTTCAATTGAATATTTTTTGGATGCTGATTGAGCGAGATTCAGAAGTGATAGAAAGTCGATTAAGGTTATTTTGTATTTGTCGGAGGAAATCTAGATTCGGGAAAAATAAGAAgcaaatttaatttactttaataTTCACTATTaatgtttaatatatttataattaatattaagaaatttattatattatttttgttaatatttttttaaatcttaatatatatttaaaaaattatgtaaaattcagattttaaatattataaaaatattagtaataatttttcgattaatgtgataaaaataattattatttataagaataaatatttatattttatttaaaaataataagaataacaaataaattaaatcaatttaaatttattattaatttattcaacaTAGAAAAACtcaataattaaattctatGCGAAACAAATGAATTCttttactaataaaaataaattaaatttattaatagtattcaattttttttcttacaagAATGCATACCAAACCAGAGCTACATGAATTGATAAAAATACACTTTACATGTTTTGTTTATTAATCTCCCTTAGTTTTTATTAGTTGAATACATAATCCCACTCttattaaaatcttaaaattttctatGTTTTTATAATAACACCTTGAAGAAAAGTATATATATGcacaataattatatatttattattaacataatcacataaataaaacccattataataattataataaaattagagtATTTATAGAACAAACTAAATGAGTTGTTACACTTATTGTGGTTAGGTAGAGAAGAAACTTTTCATATGAAAACCTAATAAGTGGgagcctcttctttctttttttcttgacGTAGactaattaaatttcataaatagtTTTAATCAATAACGTATAAGTGAGAAAACCTAATAAATGGGAgtcttttctcctttttttttcttgatgtagactaattaaatttcataagtAGTTTTAATCAATAACGTTTGGTCAAgactatataataaaaatgagaaattaaaaataaaaaaatcttactaaaatttttaaaatattaaaaataagtttcAAACagttaaaaaaagttatttataatagaaaaaattttaatatataaaattataaaaatatttaaacaaataattaaaatgcaaaattattttctaaatgttaaaatttttacttCGAATTTCGTGAGAAACCTATATCTATCGTCACAATTTTGAAAATTGTGCGTCTCAAAATTCCCTTTTCGAAAAGCTAACATGGATCTCTATCGAACGTTAGCAAGAAAAGTTAAATCCAACTCaaaatttccttttcaaaaagCTAACATGGATCTTTATCGAacgttaaaaataaaagttaaattcagtttaaatttattgtaaaatttaaaattagttattCCGTGTCACTTTTAAATCAAAGAACTACTATTATTTGTTTATTGTTTGTTCTTTGAGTAACCACATTATTATTTATCACAAATAATCATCTCatttacaaaaaaatttattatataagtaTTATATGTTGAACCATTTTATTatagttattaattataataggtCGTATACAAATTTCACTAtatcaataattaatatttaattgtacGTAAATACCACAATTGAATGTAATAATTTCCCTCTTTTATCCTTCTTGGTCCTGGATGCCACCGCCTTTCTTCTTAATTTTTGGTCAAAGTCGAAGCCTGAGCACCTTGTCTTCCGGTTGATCTAAACCACATTCAATTTCGCTGAAATTCCCTTTAAATAACCCTTCCCACAAAACCCAAGTCGAGAAAATCTGGGCATAGCTGCTATTGTTTTCATAATTTCACTTCTGCTGGCTTTGAGAATTATCTGTAGCTTTGATAACGTTGTAGGCATCTCTGCTCCTATGGACTTTCCAAAACAAAATCGGTCCTTGGAAGTCGTTATGGTTTGAACTTATAGGGTTATTTTTGTAGCCAGCTTCAGGACTAGAATCTACAACATTAGCCATTGTTGCCGTAGAACGAGTCATTAGAGTTGAAGATTGACTAAATGAAGTAGATTTAAGCAGCAGCACGCAACTTCCAAGTGATTAATGAGAAAGGGCATTACAATTGAAGATGCAGAGACGTTTAAAGCAAAGTCAAAAGAGATGGAAGTCCTTGGTCAAACTTAAAAGCCACGTCTGATAAAGCCCTTGATCATCTTCATTTTCCAAATTCATCCTTGCTTAAGCAATTACACAAATTGAATTCATTTCTTTCAAAGTGCTTTATTTCAATAGCGACATTTTTAATAACAATTTGAACTCTTCAAATAGAAGAATAGAGATCCAGAAGCTCAATAGACGAAAAGCAAATTTAAATTGTCACAGAATGGTTATTCCAATTCCAATTAACTATGATTTTGCAAGTTTTACATATCCCTTCATGCAAACACTTGTACAATATGCCcttaaaataacttaataataCATTAATCAAGCACTCTAGAATTTTGCTATACGACTAGCTTGTCACATAGCACACAACATAAAATATGATGAAAAATATCGATTATGCTTCCATTACCTAAATGAGGGCTGCATAATATAGAACTATACTAGCATACCAATTAATTCCATAGTAACATTTGATAAATCATGCCTTCCAAGAAATCCAAGAATCCAATATATGTATGTTACCTTTGATTGAACAAGGGCACTAAACACGCTACAAAGACAAACTAGAATGTATGAACTTATTACAAGGACCAACTAACTTAAAGGGAAGTTGTGTAGTGTTGCATTTGAACTACCCATGGTATCTGATTTTATGGTGAAGAAACAACAAGTGCAGAATGTTAGTGTTGCAGAAATCAGACCGATATGATGAAAGGGGGAAAATTGGGTAGATAGTATAACAAATGAATAATATTAGGAAAAAACTGAACATGGTACCTATTGAAGAAGGAGTTGGGAATATAGAGATTGACATGGTCTGAACGTTTCTATTGCAAATTATGGAAGGTTGATGCACTGAAGTTGGAGGAGATTTAAAAGGGTGACCAGAACTCAAAATGAGGTCAAAGGAAGTGATGAAAAAGGATATAGTGGCACTAAATCTTTCCGAAGATAACACCAAATACTGACTAAAGTAGGGTCAAACAGTTTGAAATTAAGTCCACGTCGAGATATAGAGCCATATCTAAATACACTTCAAATTTATGCTTCTGGCAGAGATGATATCCCTCAATAAACAATAGCCATAGATATCAAGTATAAGTGCAGCACACCAGCTAAAAGCACACAGCAATGGCCCCATAACTAAGAGACCAGTTTAAACTCGTAACTCAAGGCAGATTGAGTGAAGCAGATCTCTCCTTACAAAGATATCATTGAAAACCTGTTTGATGAAGGATTTGGAATTTTAGTCATTGTTACTAGCTTGATCAATTATTTCTAAGCTATTTGTATCTAAGGAACAGTTCTCTCTTTAGGAATGACAAAAATAAACACTTGAATTCAAGTATGCTACTCATACCACTGTGTTACATTCGTAATAAATGCTTCCTCTAATGGCATAACAACCTAGGAAAGTTATTTGGTATGCAACAAATaggatcaaaattttaaaatcacttCTAACTCAAAGTTTAGTGGTTTCTTTGAAGCATTAGCATCACATGCTAGTGCAAACTTTAAATCAAACATTTGGATTCCTATATACATTCACAAATTTCCCAAACAATTAGATTGTAAAAATGAACAACTTCGCAGAATTTGTGCAATTTAAACAAACAAAATCAAGCAAAAGACAACGATGCAACTCCTCAATGAATGCCTAAATGATGTCAATAACACAACACAATAAGCACAATGCAGGATCAAACATATATAATACAAAGTACATCAATAGAAAGAGAACTAGAAATGCGCCTAATATTGGTCCATAACCCAATTTGACATCTAAATTAAGCAAGATTGAGTATCAAAATGGAATCAAGAGCAAAAGATGATCCAATTATTACCATAATCATCTTCGAAATTATGCTAACAAAGAGAGATCttaaatctattttttcttttcatttgcgAAAATCATTCAGTAATAGAACCATCGAAATCCTAATTCTTGAAACCATGTTTCTGGTACTGAGCAACCTCACCCTCATTAGGGAAAAACCCCATGAGTCGACCTGCCGAGTTTTGATAAGCATACATGAAACCTCCCATAAGGCCTATCAGTCCTCCAGTAACCATTGACGGCCCCCTTATCCCTGGCTTGATCCCTATCCATTTCAAACTCGAAAATCAGAAACATCACAACATTGAATCATTCAAATCTGGCGAATCTGAAAAGTACATACAAACAGAGAAATAGAAAAAGCACCAGAGAGGTAGCCGACGGTGACGGAGACGCCCGTAATGGTGGAGAAACGGCAGTAatcgagaaagttgaagttacCGACGACCTTAGTGAATGGAGGATTGCGATCTATGACCGGGTACTCTGGTTTAGCGGATGCTGTGATATCTGTATtcatcttttctctttttcttcttcagcgAGAGATTTTAGTCTGCGTCCCGTCTGTCCTTC
Proteins encoded in this region:
- the LOC110622222 gene encoding NADH-ubiquinone oxidoreductase 20.9 kDa subunit; the protein is MNTDITASAKPEYPVIDRNPPFTKVVGNFNFLDYCRFSTITGVSVTVGYLSGIKPGIRGPSMVTGGLIGLMGGFMYAYQNSAGRLMGFFPNEGEVAQYQKHGFKN